From a single Aspergillus puulaauensis MK2 DNA, chromosome 2, nearly complete sequence genomic region:
- a CDS encoding uncharacterized protein (SECRETED:SignalP(1-25)), with amino-acid sequence MVMTAVVWFFTTIIIVLSPGDHCVAIPAVAFQLGHAISLSNFERRMILSPRRHVVAVSNDFEKILVDSYREKSDHSPLLGWMWSKVHSATWDPKILGV; translated from the coding sequence ATGGTCATGACGGCCGTTGTCTGGTTCTTCACAACGATCATAATCGTCTTGTCTCCTGGTGACCATTGCGTTGCGATCCCCGCTGTGGCTTTCCAGCTTGGGCACGCTATTTCCTTATCGAATTTTGAAAGACGTATGATCCTATCCCCCCGTCGCCACGTTGTCGCGGTATCGAACGACTTCGAGAAAATTCTTGTCGACAGTTATCGTGAGAAGTCGGATCATTCTCCGCTTTTGGGCTGGATGTGGTCAAAGGTCCATAGCGCCACATGGGATCCAAAGATTCTAGGAGTCTAG
- a CDS encoding putative GABA permease (COG:E;~EggNog:ENOG410PIEB;~InterPro:IPR002293;~PFAM:PF00324,PF13520;~TransMembrane:12 (i57-80o92-117i138-162o182-202i209-230o250-271i292-315o348-370i391-411o417-443i464-482o494-513i);~go_component: GO:0016020 - membrane [Evidence IEA];~go_function: GO:0022857 - transmembrane transporter activity [Evidence IEA];~go_process: GO:0055085 - transmembrane transport [Evidence IEA]) gives MSSNEINPVSTKNAADVTIDYTGARPKGTVAPKYMGTVVDQYDMSAMGRVQVLRRNFRFISILGFACTLICTWEVLLTLLSSVLTDGGTAGLIWGFIIVTAGFSLVFASIAEIASMSPTSGGQYHWVSEFAPRRAQKFLSYITGWLTAIGWQCAIVTISMLAGTIVQGLIVLNDPGYTFERWHGTLLVIAISTFSILFNTFLAKNLPMVEALILIIHVVGLFAIIIPLWVLGPRNNAKAVFTEFNNGGEWNSDGTATLVGFSTTITSMIGYDCSVHMSEEIKDASRTLPRAMMSAVGVNAVLGFIMIITLCFTLGDVNEILETDTGFPFIQIFFNITQSYAATNTMTAILIITLTASTVTEIATASRQLWSFSRDKGLPFSSFFAHVTPGWNIPLNSVMVSLIVTILLSLINIGSYVALSAIVSLTITSLMSAYILSIGCILIKRFRKEPLPYRRWSLGRFGMAINLASMAFLLPIFVFAFFPLTSTVDVQTMNWSVVMYVGLIVLASVYYVVRGRHHFVPPVALIRRDTVPLASGVRPN, from the exons ATGAGTTCCAACGAGATAAATCCTGTCAGCACGAAAAATGCCGCCGATGTCACTATTGACTATACTGGGGCTAGGCCCAAAGGAACGGTGGCCCCAAAGTATATGGGCACAGTCGTAGACCAATATGACATGAGTGCCATGGGCCGAGTTCAAGTTCTTCGG AGAAACTTCCGATTTATCTCCATTCTCGGTTTCGCGTGCACGCTGATCTGCACGTGGGAAGTTCTTTTGAC TTTGCTAAGCAGTGTGCTCACCGACGGGGGTACTGCTGGATTAATATGGGGATTCATCATCGTTACCGCCGGGTTCTCCCTTGTCTTCGCCAGCATAGCCGAGATAGCTAGCAT GTCACCAACATCGGGAGGGCAATATCACTGGGTGTCCGAGTTTGCTCCTCGCCGCGCGCAAAAATTCTTGAGCTACATCACCG GGTGGCTTACTGCAATCGGATGGCAGTGTGCGATTGTGACTATTTCCATGCTTGCCGGCACAATCGTCCAGGGCCTCATCGTTCTCAATGACCCTGGTTATACATTTGAGCGGTGGCATGGCACTCTATTGGTTATAGCCATTTCGACATTCTCAATCCTGTTCAATACCTTCTTAGCGAAAAACCTTCCCATGGTGGAAGCATTGATTTTAATCATCCACGTTGTCGGACTGTTTGCCATTATCATTCCATTATGGGTGCTAGGTCCTCGAAACAACGCAAAGGCTGTTTTCACAGAGTTCAACAACGGCGGTGAATGGAACAGCGATGGGACTGCAACTCTTGTTGGCTTCTCAACTACGATTACTTCTATGATAGGCTACGACTGTTCCGTGCATATGT CCGAAGAAATCAAGGACGCATCTCGAACGCTTCCCAGAGCTATGATGTCCGCTGTTGGAGTCAACGCGGTTCTAGGGTTCATAATGATTATCACACTTTGCTTTACCCTCGGCGATGTCAACGAGATTCTAGAAACCGATACTGGATTCCCGTTCATCCAAATTTTTTTCAACATAACTCAAAGCTACGCTGCCACAAACACCATGACAGCCATTCTCATCATAACGCTGACAGCAAGCACTGTTACCGAAATCGCAACAGCATCCCGCCAGCTCTGGTCCTTTTCCCGAGACAAGGGGCTTCCATTCTCATCGTTCTTCGCTCAT GTTACGCCAGGATGGAACATCCCCCTAAACTCTGTCATGGTCTCCCTCATCGTAACAATCCTCCTATccctcatcaacatcggctCCTACGTAGCCCTCAGCGCAATCGTCTCCCTAACCATCACTTCGTTAATGTCCGCATACATCCTCTCAATCGGATGTATCCTAATCAAGCGTTTCCGGAAGGAGCCACTCCCCTATCGACGCTGGTCCCTTGGCCGCTTCGGGATGGCCATCAACCTTGCCTCCATGGCCTTCCTCCTGCCGATTTTTGtgttcgccttcttccctctGACTTCTACGGTGGATGTGCAAACCATGAACTGGAGTGTCGTTATGTACGTCGGGCTGATTGTGTTGGCATCTGTATATTACGTGGTTCGAGGACGGCATCACTTTGTGCCCCCGGTGGCATTGATTAGGCGGGATACGGTTCCCCTTGCTAGTGGGGTTCGTCCTAATTGA
- a CDS encoding FAD binding domain protein (COG:C;~EggNog:ENOG410PHQS;~InterPro:IPR003097,IPR001433,IPR017927,IPR001709, IPR023173,IPR017938,IPR039261;~PFAM:PF00175,PF00667;~go_function: GO:0016491 - oxidoreductase activity [Evidence IEA];~go_process: GO:0055114 - oxidation-reduction process [Evidence IEA]) produces the protein MSSTSHPDNPVPEEPRVRSLSVTNTSFGGSSLSSQGSEKTESLESSTTTTPPTEPSDEELSQKQSEDGTGRRRRASTVLISQGPDDMRRILENVGTAGGTQKLQPMCCGGGCCRLQPLNQTPGPVSVINPVTPPDNKAFESLKLNVDLLTLDSELTNLAPLPEKKVSFSTIPPSAVDMQLGPEDHPPPFVQPHPPYNVYRAPVYHARELTGAGAEKRTYHFDIDVTDYPAESGNVDFVVGGAIGVCPMNKEEEVEDILNLLGIPKFIRDKKITVRTSSGRWPTIWGKDEARELITTRRELLKWCSDIQSYAPTKNLFRLLAEYASEQSEKKILTYLSSAQGQGAFCDLRTSSHITVSQLLHAFPSSHPPLDHLLSALNQLMPRFYSLSQDPMISCKRKGEESRRLIEIAITVAESDDWKGGNRTGVGSGYMERLARRVIQAQNDGGEVGNLGLHVPMFRGLMANPLAKRFASDGPMLLIGAGVGVAPFRGFVQRRLQSANCANKVWVLQGVRDSLLDELYRGEWGVEEDKVRKVVQSRRGESKYVQEEVRNQADLVWFVVNSLDGRVFVCGSGKGMGEGVEAALIDVAMAKGNLNREEAELFWENKKEAGQYIAETW, from the exons ATGTCATCGACCTCGCACCCGGATAACCCTGTCCCCGAAGAGCCTCGAGTGCGCTCGCTATCCGTTACGAACACGAGCTTCGGTGGTTCTTCGCTTTCATCACAAGGCTCAGAAAAGACAGAATCATTAGagtcgtcgacgacgacgacaccaCCTACAGAACCCTCCGACGAAGAGCTCTCACAGAAGCAATCTGAAGATGGCACTGGACGCCGCAGGCGTGCGTCCACCGTTCTCATCTCACAGGGTCCAGATGATATGCGCCGGATTTTGGAGAATGTAGGAACAGCAGGAGGCACACAGAAGCTTCAGCCCATgtgctgtggtggtggatgctGTCGTCTTCAACCACTGAACCAGACTCCTGGCCCTGTCTCTGTTATCAACCCTGTCACTCCACCGGATAACAAGGCATTCGAGAGCCTGAAGCTCAATGTCGACCTCCTTACGCTTGACAGCGAGCTCACGAACCTTGCTCCCCTTCCTGAGAAGAAGGTTTCCTTTTCGACAATTCCTCCATCAGCTGTGGATATGCAGCTTGGGCCTGAAGATCACCCTCCTCCTTTCGTGCAGCCTCACCCTCCATACAATGTGTACCGAGCTCCCGTTTATCATGCACGAGAGCTCACAGGCGCTGGCGCAGAGAAGCGGACATACCACTTTGACATTGACGTGACCGACTATCCTGCTGAGAGTGGGAACGTCGACTTCGTCGTAGGTGGTGCTATTGGCGTGTGCCCCATgaacaaggaggaagaggtggaggATATCTTGAACCTGCTTGGCATTCCAAAGTTCATTCGCGACAAGAAGATCACAGTCCGCACTTCCAGTGGTCGGTGGCCAACGATTTGGGGTAAGGACGAGGCCCGGGAGTTGATCACAACCCGACGAGAGCTTCTTAAATGGTGCTCCGACATCCAGAGTTATGCCCCAACAAAGAATCTATTCCGGCTGCTCGCCGAATATGCCAGCGAACAaagcgagaagaagatcctcaCATACCTATCGTCagctcaaggccaaggtGCCTTCTGTGACCTCCGTACCAGCTCACATATCACCGTCTCCCAACTTCTCCACGCCTTTCCCTCATCCCATCCCCCACTAGACCACCTCCTGTCCGCCCTCAACCAACTCATGCCCCGGTTCTATTCTCTATCACAAGACCCCATGATCTCATGCAAGCGCAAAGGCGAGGAATCCCGTCGCCTAATCGAAATTGCCATAACAGTCGCGGAATCCGACGACTGGAAGGGCGGCAACCGAACCGGCGTAGGGTCAGGCTACATGGAACGCCTCGCCCGACGCGTCATCCAAGCTCAAAATGACGGCGGCGAGGTCGGAAACCTCGGCCTCCATGTCCCCATGTTCCGTGGCCTAATGGCGAACCCACTCGCCAAGCGGTTCGCCTCTGACGGCCCCATGCTCCTCATCGGCGCTGGTGTCGGAGTCGCTCCATTCCGAGGATTCGTTCAGCGCCGGCTTCAGTCCGCGAACTGCGCGAATAAGGTCTGGGTGTTGCAGGGCGTTCGCGATTCCTTGCTAGACGAGCTCTACCGCGGCGAGTGgggcgtggaagaggataAAGTTCGTAAGGTCGTTCAGAGTCGTCGCGGCGAGAGCAAGTACGTCCAGGAAGAAGTCCGCAACCAAGCCGACCTTGTCTGGTTCGTGGTAAACTCGCTTGATGGCCGTGTTTTCGTATGCGGAAGCGGTAAAGGTATGGGTGAGGGCGTCGAGGCTGCATTGATCGATGTCGCCATGGCCAAGGGAAACCTAAaccgcgaagaagccgagcTGTTCtgggaaaacaaaaaagaagcagGACAGTACATTGCG GAGACGTGGTGA
- a CDS encoding uncharacterized protein (COG:S;~EggNog:ENOG410PT1N;~TransMembrane:7 (o24-47i59-77o108-128i140-162o182-203i215-234o254-272i)) — MPGPYVPPGQSPPFQVVDDLHHGAWVIIVTALGLVLSLASFLIRLYVRLALNPSFGNDDYVFLGAMVTAVIQASLLFEACSKGLGTSIDLLEQSKVNSVQNLLVASDVFYLIALYITKCCVVGIYLRLTPQKVHNQASWGTLILCTLWVIPAIFILTVNCGLNRPWTTSGGQCENLLSRWQFIVALDITTELILFSLSLYLLAGLMMSMKRKLTIAFAFAFRLPTIIFAILHIYYIHKNMGSGDPTLDPVNPLIWAQVELFYALIACSIFCMRPFMTAVSTNYGTAGDSTLESSSREASKYYNKSSASKSGGSRARGARLIGNETVTSGFGGLLSTVSASGGGVKGTGTQARSVPSRATDEIELADQRSMGSDGSAKMIIRKDVQYTVEYDGLESPAANSHNETGYWDGHRN; from the exons ATGCCAGGACCCTATGTACCGCCAGGTCAATCGCCGCCATTCCAGGTGGTAGATGACCTGCATCATGGAGCGTGGGTTATTATCGTCACTGCCCTGGGGCTTGTTCTGTCGCTGGCCAGCTTCTTGATTCGGCTTTACGTACGGCTGGCTCTTAACCCTTCGTTTGGGAATGACGACTATGTCTTCCTAGGAGCAATG GTCACCGCCGTCATCCAAGCATCATTACTGTTCGAGGCGTGTTCGAAAGGGCTGGGAACGTCGATTGATTTACTTGAGCAGAGCAAAGTAAACAGCGTTCAAAAT CTCTTGGTCGCCAGTGACGTCTTCTACCTCATCGCCCTATACATCACCAAATGCTGCGTTGTGGGAATCTATCTTCGTCTTACCCCCCAAAAAGTACACAACCAAGCATCCTGGGGGACCTTAATACTCTGCACCCTCTGGGTGATACCGGCAATCTTCATTCTCACAGTGAACTGCGGCTTGAATCGACCCTGGACAACCTCTGGAGGACAATGCGAAAACTTG CTATCACGATGGCAATTTATCGTCGCCCTGGACATCACTACTGAACTgatcctcttcagcctctcccTCTATCTCCTCGCCGGTCTCATGATGTCCATGAAGCGCAAATTAACaatcgccttcgccttcgcctttcGACTTCC AACAATTatcttcgccatcctccACATCTACTACATCCACAAAAACATGGGCTCGGGCGACCCAACTCTCGATCCCGTCAACCCCCTAATATGGGCCCAGGTAGAACTCTTCTACGCCCTAATCGCATGCAGCATCTTCTGCATGCGGCCGTTCATGACAGCCGTGAGCACGAACTACGGAACCGCAGGCGACTCCACGCTGGAAAGCAGTAGTCGGGAAGCATCGAAGTACTATAATAAatcgtcggcgtcgaagtcCGGTGGGTCAAGGGCTAGAGGGGCAAGGCTGATTGGGAACGAGACGGTGACGTCTGGGTTTGGCGGGTTGCTTAGTACTGTTAGTGCCAGCGGTGGTGGTGTAAAGGGAACGGGGACACAGGCGAGGAGTGTACCATCTCGAGCGACGGATGAGATTGAGCTTGCGGATCAGAGGAGTATGGGGAGTGATGGGAGCGCCAAGATGATTATTCGGAAAGATGTGCAGTATACTGTTGAGTATGATGGGTTAGAATCGCCGGCTGCCAACTCGCATAACGAGACGGGGTACTGGGATGGGCATCGAAATTGA
- a CDS encoding homeobox domain-containing protein (COG:K;~EggNog:ENOG410PRWE;~InterPro:IPR008422,IPR001356,IPR009057;~PFAM:PF05920,PF00046;~go_function: GO:0003677 - DNA binding [Evidence IEA];~go_process: GO:0006355 - regulation of transcription, DNA-templated [Evidence IEA]), with translation MSQGRDQSGGSKKMAISYASGLPADNQALPSFRELLPPHLHEEIESTSYYTSRQPRERPTSSHDVTPNFRPPYASSFKSQFDQRDYPGTRPDSHHPRDHAHVPGATNATSRYGSRPSPMLPPIRDLQSYPERGMGGYPDPRGASRPEMTAMPHGYPPTSHMPHPMGDRISTDSYRSVPPMHGQMGYPYPPMAYQSDPEHASPQALSHGPQSNFGILGDPIDSKNKRRRGNLPKPTTEILKKWFHEHLDHPYPSEEDKQMFMTRTNLTISQISNWFINARRRQLPALRNQMRTGGSETDQRQSPLSDLEQTPSDSSPQWRH, from the exons ATGTCCCAGGGCCGTGACCAAAGTGGGGGTTCTAAAAAAATGGCCATCTCATATGCCAGCGGGCTACCAGCCGACAACCAAGCCCTTCCGTCATTTCGCGAG CTGCTCCCACCACACCTACACGAAGAAATCGAGTCGACCTCATACTATACGTCCCGACAGCCACGCGAGCGTCCAACATCATCGCACGATGTGACGCCCAACTTTCGTCCTCCCTACGCTTCTTCGTTCAAATCACAGTTCGATCAACGTGATTACCCCGGTACAAGGCCCgactcccaccaccccaggGATCATGCGCACGTTCCAGGCGCCACCAATGCTACGTCGCGCTACGGTTCGCGCCCGAGTCCTATGCTTCCTCCAATCCGCGATCTGCAGTCGTATCCTGAGCGTGGGATGGGTGGCTACCCTGATCCCAGGGGCGCCTCACGACCGGAGATGACGGCCATGCCTCACGGATACCCGCCAACCTCCCACATGCCTCATCCGATGGGCGACCGAATAAGTACCGATTCGTACAGGAGCGTGCCGCCTATGCATGGCCAGATGGGATATCCTTACCCGCCGATGGCTTACCAGAGTGATCCCGAACACGCCTCTCCGCAAGCGCTATCACATGGGCCTCAGTCGAATTTTGGCATTCTCGGCGACCCCATCGACTCGAAGAACAAGCGCAGGCGTGGAAACCTCCCTAAGCCCACTACTGAGATCCTCAAGAAGTGGTTTCATGAGCACTTGGACCATCCTTATCCAAGCGAAGAGGACAAGCAGATGTTCATGACCCGCACGAATCTCACAATCAGCCAG ATCAGCAATTGGTTCATCAACGCGAGGAGACGCCAACTCCCTGCCTTGCGGAATCAAATGCGAACGGGTGGAAGCGAAACAGATCAAAGACAGTCTCCTCTGAGCGACTTGGAACAGACGCCGTCCGATTCATCGCCCCAGTGGAGACATTAG